The following are encoded together in the Onychostoma macrolepis isolate SWU-2019 chromosome 03, ASM1243209v1, whole genome shotgun sequence genome:
- the LOC131536086 gene encoding uncharacterized protein LOC131536086 isoform X2: MFIKADLTELYSETRDIVLLSVFLAILNGVSGDAGETKKLSIFEGDSVTLHTNLTEIHKIDLMMWMYGAQGSIIAKLNGKNQIISFYDVDDGRFGDRLQLDNQTGSLTISDIRTKHSGDYQLRIIGSETSYRTFSLTVHDVFFAGITNKKVGESVTLHTGVNEIQKHDVILWMFGLLSPDTFIAEINIIVNKVSYSEDERLRDRLQLDDQTGSLTITNSRTTDTGVYQLQITNSKETFYKRYNVFVDAPEPGLSSGGLATLVCICVILAVAAAVTAGVCCYRRKCSNRTDQMKTKEVTEGDSVTLDTGITELHKYDQILWSFGTRGTVIAQIPERTNKTSFKDDQRFRDRLQLNSETGDLTIRDIKITQSGDYQLKIRSARETKSIKFKLILYVDLLRFAEGENVTLDTGVSELKRDEQILWSFGSEDTIIAKKDRNPNQTANDDGRFGDRLQMDDQTGSLTITNTKSTDSGVYHLQISTRNSVLYKKFRVTVWLDTLKVRAGDSVILNTGITELEADSKILWTHGDNDTCIAKINRATNKMSLYHGNDVRFRDRLQLDHLTGSLSIWNISIAHSDVYKLQISSSRRRSKCKRFVVIVDENKVSVMEGDHAELNTGVSELQRDALILWMFGPRDSLIAKADMENNRISTYDGVGGRFRDRLELDRQTGSLSITNTTNTDSGLYKLKIISSRETKYKRFRVTVRGNRSRETNREDAVESCQRENSEDIPLLQIYSGTSV, from the exons GCGTGTCTGGTGATGCGGGTGAAACAAAGAAACTGTCCATTTTCGAGGGAGATTCTGTTACTTTACACACTAACCTTACTGAAATACACAAGATTGATCTGATGATGTGGATGTATGGAGCTCAGGGGTCTATTATTGCTAAACTCAATGGAAAAAATcagattatttcattttatgatGTTGATGATGGGAGATTCGGAGACAGACTGCAGCTGGACAATCAGAcgggatctctgaccatcagtgACATCAGGACCAAACACTCTGGAGATTATCAGCTCAGGATCATCGGCAGCGAGACCTCGTACAGGACATTCAGTCTGACCGTCCACG ATGTGTTTTTTGCTGGGATAACAAACAAGAAAGTAGGAGAATCTGTCACTCTCCATACTGGTGTTAATGAAATCCAGAAACATGATGTGATTCTGTGGATGTTCGGACTGTTGAGTCCAGACACTTTCATAGCTGAAATCAACATTATAGTCAATAAGGTCTCATATAGTGAAGATGAGAGATTGAGAGACCGACTACAGCTGGatgatcagactggatctctgaccatcacaaacagcAGAACCACAGACACAGGAGTTTATCAACTACAGATCACCAACAGTAAAGAGACCTTCTACAAGAGATACAATGTTTTTGTTG ATGCTCCTGAACCAGGTCTGTCTTCAGGTGGTTTAGCCACACTGGTTTGTATCTGTGTGATTTTGGCTGTGGCTGCAGCTGTAACTGCTGGTGTGTGTTGCTATCGCCGCAAGTGCTCGAATC GAACAGATcaaatgaagacaaaagaaGTGACagagggagattctgtcacaCTAGACACTGGTATAACTGAACTACATAAATATGACCAAATACTCTGGAGTTTCGGAACTCGGGGCACTGTCATTGCTCAAATTCCTGAAAGGACCAATAAGACCTCATTTAAGGATGATCAAAGATTCAGAGACCGACTGCAGCTGAACAGTGAAACTGGAGATCTGACAATCCGAGACATCAAAATCACACAGTCGGGAGATTATCAGCTGAAGATCCGCAGCGCCAGAGAGACCAAATCTATAAAATTCAAGCTTATTCTCTATG TGGACTTGCTGCGATTCGCAGAAGGAGAAAATGTCACTCTAGACACTGGTGTTAGTGAACTAAAGAGGGATGAGCAGATTCTCTGGAGCTTTGGATCTGAAGACACTATTATAGCTAAAAAAGATCGAAACCCCAATCAAACAGCCAATGATGATGGGAGATTCGGAGACAGACTGCAGATGGatgatcagactggatctctcaCCATCACGAACACCAAAAGCACAGACTCTGGAGTTTATCACCTTCAAATCAGCACAAGAAATAGTGTCTTGTATAAGAAGTTTAGAGTTACTGTATGGC TGGACACACTAAAAGTGAGAGCGGGAGACTCTGTCATTCTAAACACTGGAATTACTGAACTAGAGGCGGACAGTAAGATACTGTGGACACATGGAGATAATGACACTTGCATTGCTAAAATCAACAGAGCCACCAATAAGATGTCATTGTATCATGGTAATGACgtgagattcagagacagattGCAGCTGGATCATCTGACGGGATCTCTGAGCATCTGGAACATCAGCATCGCACATTCTGATGTTTATAAACTACAGATCAGCAGCAGCCGCAGACGGAGCAAATGCAAAAGATTTGTGGTCATTGTCGATG AAAACAaagtgtcagtgatggagggagatcaTGCCGAACTAAACACTGGTGTTAGTGAACTACAGAGAGACGCTCTGATACTCTGGATGTTTGGCCCCAGAGACAGTCTTATAGCTAAGGCTGATATGGAGAACAATAGGATATCTACATATGATGGTGTTGGTGGGAGATTCAGGGACAGACTGGAGCTGGACcgtcagactggatctctgagcatcacaaacaccacaaacactgactctggactttataaaCTCAAGATCATCAGCAGCAGAGAGACCAAATATAAGCGATTCAGAGTTACAGTCCGTG GGAACAGAAGCAGAGAGACAAATAGAGAAGATGCTGTGGAATCCTGTCAGAGAGAAAACTCAGAGGACATACCATTGCTTCAGATCTACAGCGGTACTAGTGTTTGA
- the LOC131536086 gene encoding uncharacterized protein LOC131536086 isoform X1: MFIKADLTELYSETRDIVLLSVFLAILNGVSGDAGETKKLSIFEGDSVTLHTNLTEIHKIDLMMWMYGAQGSIIAKLNGKNQIISFYDVDDGRFGDRLQLDNQTGSLTISDIRTKHSGDYQLRIIGSETSYRTFSLTVHDVFFAGITNKKVGESVTLHTGVNEIQKHDVILWMFGLLSPDTFIAEINIIVNKVSYSEDERLRDRLQLDDQTGSLTITNSRTTDTGVYQLQITNSKETFYKRYNVFVDAPEPGLSSGGLATLVCICVILAVAAAVTAGVCCYRRKCSNRTDQMKTKEVTEGDSVTLDTGITELHKYDQILWSFGTRGTVIAQIPERTNKTSFKDDQRFRDRLQLNSETGDLTIRDIKITQSGDYQLKIRSARETKSIKFKLILYVDLLRFAEGENVTLDTGVSELKRDEQILWSFGSEDTIIAKKDRNPNQTANDDGRFGDRLQMDDQTGSLTITNTKSTDSGVYHLQISTRNSVLYKKFRVTVWLDTLKVRAGDSVILNTGITELEADSKILWTHGDNDTCIAKINRATNKMSLYHGNDVRFRDRLQLDHLTGSLSIWNISIAHSDVYKLQISSSRRRSKCKRFVVIVDENKVSVMEGDHAELNTGVSELQRDALILWMFGPRDSLIAKADMENNRISTYDGVGGRFRDRLELDRQTGSLSITNTTNTDSGLYKLKIISSRETKYKRFRVTVRAGNRSRETNREDAVESCQRENSEDIPLLQIYSGTSV; this comes from the exons GCGTGTCTGGTGATGCGGGTGAAACAAAGAAACTGTCCATTTTCGAGGGAGATTCTGTTACTTTACACACTAACCTTACTGAAATACACAAGATTGATCTGATGATGTGGATGTATGGAGCTCAGGGGTCTATTATTGCTAAACTCAATGGAAAAAATcagattatttcattttatgatGTTGATGATGGGAGATTCGGAGACAGACTGCAGCTGGACAATCAGAcgggatctctgaccatcagtgACATCAGGACCAAACACTCTGGAGATTATCAGCTCAGGATCATCGGCAGCGAGACCTCGTACAGGACATTCAGTCTGACCGTCCACG ATGTGTTTTTTGCTGGGATAACAAACAAGAAAGTAGGAGAATCTGTCACTCTCCATACTGGTGTTAATGAAATCCAGAAACATGATGTGATTCTGTGGATGTTCGGACTGTTGAGTCCAGACACTTTCATAGCTGAAATCAACATTATAGTCAATAAGGTCTCATATAGTGAAGATGAGAGATTGAGAGACCGACTACAGCTGGatgatcagactggatctctgaccatcacaaacagcAGAACCACAGACACAGGAGTTTATCAACTACAGATCACCAACAGTAAAGAGACCTTCTACAAGAGATACAATGTTTTTGTTG ATGCTCCTGAACCAGGTCTGTCTTCAGGTGGTTTAGCCACACTGGTTTGTATCTGTGTGATTTTGGCTGTGGCTGCAGCTGTAACTGCTGGTGTGTGTTGCTATCGCCGCAAGTGCTCGAATC GAACAGATcaaatgaagacaaaagaaGTGACagagggagattctgtcacaCTAGACACTGGTATAACTGAACTACATAAATATGACCAAATACTCTGGAGTTTCGGAACTCGGGGCACTGTCATTGCTCAAATTCCTGAAAGGACCAATAAGACCTCATTTAAGGATGATCAAAGATTCAGAGACCGACTGCAGCTGAACAGTGAAACTGGAGATCTGACAATCCGAGACATCAAAATCACACAGTCGGGAGATTATCAGCTGAAGATCCGCAGCGCCAGAGAGACCAAATCTATAAAATTCAAGCTTATTCTCTATG TGGACTTGCTGCGATTCGCAGAAGGAGAAAATGTCACTCTAGACACTGGTGTTAGTGAACTAAAGAGGGATGAGCAGATTCTCTGGAGCTTTGGATCTGAAGACACTATTATAGCTAAAAAAGATCGAAACCCCAATCAAACAGCCAATGATGATGGGAGATTCGGAGACAGACTGCAGATGGatgatcagactggatctctcaCCATCACGAACACCAAAAGCACAGACTCTGGAGTTTATCACCTTCAAATCAGCACAAGAAATAGTGTCTTGTATAAGAAGTTTAGAGTTACTGTATGGC TGGACACACTAAAAGTGAGAGCGGGAGACTCTGTCATTCTAAACACTGGAATTACTGAACTAGAGGCGGACAGTAAGATACTGTGGACACATGGAGATAATGACACTTGCATTGCTAAAATCAACAGAGCCACCAATAAGATGTCATTGTATCATGGTAATGACgtgagattcagagacagattGCAGCTGGATCATCTGACGGGATCTCTGAGCATCTGGAACATCAGCATCGCACATTCTGATGTTTATAAACTACAGATCAGCAGCAGCCGCAGACGGAGCAAATGCAAAAGATTTGTGGTCATTGTCGATG AAAACAaagtgtcagtgatggagggagatcaTGCCGAACTAAACACTGGTGTTAGTGAACTACAGAGAGACGCTCTGATACTCTGGATGTTTGGCCCCAGAGACAGTCTTATAGCTAAGGCTGATATGGAGAACAATAGGATATCTACATATGATGGTGTTGGTGGGAGATTCAGGGACAGACTGGAGCTGGACcgtcagactggatctctgagcatcacaaacaccacaaacactgactctggactttataaaCTCAAGATCATCAGCAGCAGAGAGACCAAATATAAGCGATTCAGAGTTACAGTCCGTG CAGGGAACAGAAGCAGAGAGACAAATAGAGAAGATGCTGTGGAATCCTGTCAGAGAGAAAACTCAGAGGACATACCATTGCTTCAGATCTACAGCGGTACTAGTGTTTGA